One stretch of Fusobacterium sp. IOR10 DNA includes these proteins:
- the phnC gene encoding phosphonate ABC transporter ATP-binding protein, with protein MLKIENLKVVYEKFEAIEDLSLEVHDGEFVAIIGSSGSGKSSLIKSINLLVKPKKGHIFIGKDDITLSNSRELKKLRREIGFIFQDYNLIDRLSVIENVLIGRLGYKSSFESLLGIFKKEEYKNAMDVLKKVSLEEKAFVRADELSGGQKQRVSIAKVIMQNPKLILADEPVASLDIATSENIMKYFEIINEKYKISIIINLHDVSLAKKYAKRIVALKEGKIIFDGKGSELTDDILRRIYT; from the coding sequence ATGTTAAAAATTGAAAATTTGAAAGTTGTCTATGAGAAATTTGAAGCAATAGAAGATTTGAGCTTAGAGGTTCATGATGGAGAATTCGTTGCTATTATAGGATCTTCAGGAAGTGGTAAATCATCATTAATTAAGTCAATAAATTTATTAGTAAAACCTAAAAAAGGACATATATTTATTGGAAAAGATGATATAACCTTATCAAATTCAAGAGAACTAAAAAAATTAAGAAGAGAAATAGGATTTATTTTTCAAGATTATAATTTAATTGACAGATTAAGTGTAATTGAAAATGTTTTAATAGGAAGGCTTGGATATAAATCTTCCTTTGAATCCTTATTAGGAATTTTTAAAAAAGAAGAATACAAAAATGCAATGGATGTTTTAAAAAAAGTTTCTTTAGAAGAAAAAGCCTTTGTTAGAGCTGATGAACTTAGTGGTGGTCAAAAACAGAGGGTATCAATTGCTAAAGTTATTATGCAAAATCCTAAATTAATCTTAGCTGATGAACCAGTTGCAAGTTTAGATATTGCAACTTCTGAAAATATAATGAAATATTTTGAGATTATTAATGAGAAATATAAAATTTCAATAATTATAAATTTACATGATGTAAGTTTAGCTAAAAAGTATGCTAAAAGAATAGTAGCTTTAAAAGAAGGAAAAATTATATTTGATGGGAAAGGAAGTGAACTGACAGATGACATCCTTAGAAGAATATATACATAA
- the phnD gene encoding phosphate/phosphite/phosphonate ABC transporter substrate-binding protein yields MRKKFISIVVVLLTILVTLTGCGQKKDKDTLIMGFVPLIDGDKLVDSVKPLSEILSEAIGKKVEVFTATNYVGVIEAMGSSKVDFGIIPPFAYVLANKESGAQVILKALNKHGASFYRSEFVVRKDSNIFSLNDLKGKRVAFVDPSSSSGYLYPGAYLKKNGIDIDKDIKVIYSGGHDKSIQLLLNGDVDLIAVFEGARNKYKKEFKNVLDDTRIFGYSENIPYISVTVRGDMDEKTKEEIKIGLLKGLNSEKSKEITSKLFSIYGFEEADDSDFDSIRTTAKLMDIDLEK; encoded by the coding sequence ATGAGGAAAAAATTTATAAGTATAGTGGTAGTTCTTTTGACAATATTAGTAACGTTAACAGGATGTGGACAAAAAAAAGATAAAGATACATTGATTATGGGATTTGTTCCATTAATTGACGGTGATAAATTAGTTGATTCAGTAAAACCACTTTCAGAAATTTTATCAGAGGCCATTGGGAAAAAAGTAGAAGTATTTACAGCTACTAATTATGTTGGAGTTATTGAAGCTATGGGATCTTCTAAGGTTGATTTTGGAATTATTCCTCCCTTTGCTTATGTTCTTGCAAATAAAGAAAGCGGAGCTCAGGTTATATTAAAAGCTTTAAATAAACACGGGGCATCTTTTTATCGTTCAGAATTTGTAGTTAGAAAAGATAGTAATATTTTCTCTCTAAATGATTTGAAAGGTAAAAGAGTGGCTTTTGTGGATCCTTCCTCATCTTCAGGTTATTTATATCCAGGTGCTTATTTAAAGAAAAATGGCATAGACATAGATAAGGATATAAAAGTTATATACAGTGGAGGACACGATAAATCAATTCAACTTCTTTTAAATGGAGATGTGGATTTAATAGCAGTTTTTGAAGGAGCTAGAAATAAATATAAAAAAGAATTTAAAAATGTATTAGATGATACGAGAATATTTGGATATTCTGAAAATATTCCATATATAAGTGTTACAGTTCGTGGAGATATGGATGAGAAAACAAAGGAAGAGATAAAAATAGGATTACTTAAGGGATTAAATAGTGAAAAATCAAAGGAAATAACATCAAAATTATTTAGTATCTATGGTTTTGAAGAAGCAGATGATTCTGACTTTGATAGTATAAGAACAACTGCAAAATTGATGGATATAGATCTTGAAAAATAG